Proteins from one Anopheles nili chromosome 2, idAnoNiliSN_F5_01, whole genome shotgun sequence genomic window:
- the LOC128729313 gene encoding probable cytochrome P450 9f2, with amino-acid sequence MVAGMLFVIAIALLLVMIYRYLAKINTFFDNIPIPCLPTVPLFGSSRRLILKRISFNDFIRTNYERFPDAKVFGMFELLTPMFVVRDPELVKHIMVKDFDHFINHRLTMHEDSGADSNMIFTRSLFMLRGQRWRNIRTALTPTFTGSKMRQMFMLIVECSESMVQALARQIPREYEVKELFIRFTNDVIASCAFGVNVNSFDDPENVFFRYGKELTDFGRLHVFLKMMGFQVCPRLMAWLELDIFDRKHVRFFTDVFRQSVEARERLGVVRPDMVHLLTQARKGTLRYQPQDERVEVESYATAKDGELTEQPLGTGTLTLGEKEMVAQSMIFFLAGYDTVAAMISFLAYELAVAPDIQQRLYEEIRHTADVLEGRSLTYDALQAMRYLDMVVSETLRKWPPNPTTDRHCNRDYTIAGHGDFPDVTIPVGATVAIPIAGLHYDPRYYPDPERFDPERFSEENRQNIPTGAYIPFGIGPRNCIASRFALMEVKAIVYHLLRHFEFQPTERTSVPMQLKKGFTTLKAENGIHLKLVSRDSN; translated from the exons ATGGTTGCGGGAATGCTgttcgtgatcgcgatcgcgttacTGCTAGTGATGATCTACCGCTACCTCGCGAAGATCAATACGTTTTTCGACAACATCCCCATACCCTGCCTGCCGACGGTGCCGCTTTTTGGAAGCTCACGCCGCTTGATCCTGAAGCGCATTTCATTCAACGATTTTATCCGCACGAATTACGAGCGCTTCCCGGATGCAAA GGTGTTCGGGATGTTCGAGCTGCTAACGCCGATGTTCGTCGTGCGTGATCCCGAGCTCGTGAAGCACATCATGGTGAAGGATTTCGACCACTTCATCAACCACCGGCTGACGATGCACGAGGATAGCGGAGCGGACTCGAATATGATCTTCACGAGATCACTCTTTATGCTGCGTGGGCAACGGTGGCGTAACATTCGCACCGCCCTTACGCCCACCTTCACCGGGAGCAAGATGCGCCAGATGTTCATGCTGATCGTTGAATGTAGTGAGAGCATGGTGCAGGCGTTGGCCAGACAGATCCCACGTGAGTACGAGGTGAAGGAGCTGTTCATACGGTTCACGAATGATGTCATCGCTTCGTGTGCGTTCGGCGTGAACGTCAATTCATTTGATGACCCAGAGAATGTGTTCTTCCGCTATGGCAAGGAGTTGACGGATTTTGGCCGATTGCACGTGTTTCTCAAGATGATGGGTTTCCAGGTGTGTCCACGGTTGATGGCGTGGCTGGAGCTCGACATTTTCGACCGTAAGCACGTTCGCTTTTTCACGGACGTGTTCCGACAGTCGGTCGAAGCTCGCGAGCGGCTCGGTGTTGTGCGCCCGGATATGGTTCATCTGCTGACGCAGGCCAGAAAAGGCACTCTGCGTTATCAGCCACAGGACGAGCGCGTTGAGGTGGAGAGCTACGCCACAGCCAAGGATGGAGAGCTGACCGAACAACCTCTAGGGACCGGCACGCTAACGCTGGGTGAGAAAGAAATGGTAGCGCAGAgcatgattttctttttggccGGGTACGACACCGTGGCAGCCATGATATCCTTCCTAGCGTATGAGCTAGCCGTAGCGCCTGATATCCAGCAGCGACTCTACGAAGAGATACGCCACACAGCGGACGTGTTAGAAGGACGTTCGCTCACCTACGATGCCTTACAAGCCATGCGCTACCTCGATATGGTCGTCTCGGAAACGCTACGCAAGTGGCCACCAAATCCTACCACCGATCGGCACTGCAATCGGGACTACACTATCGCCGGGCATGGGGACTTCCCAGACGTAACGATTCCAGTGGGAGCAACCGTGGCCATACCGATTGCCGGGCTGCATTACGATCCACGCTACTATCCCGATCCGGAACGCTTTGATCCGGAGCGGTTTAGTGAGGAAAACCGGCAGAACATACCCACCGGGGCGTACATACCGTTTGGCATAGGGCCTCGAAACTGTATCGCGTCCCGGTTCGCTCTGATGGAGGTGAAGGCAATCGTCTATCATTTGCTGCGGCATTTCGAGTTCCAGCCCACCGAACGAACGTCTGTTCCGATGCAACTAAAGAAAGGTTTCACAACACTGAAGGCGGAAAATGGCATCCATTTGAAGCTTGTTTCACGAGATAGCAATTAA
- the LOC128728251 gene encoding probable cytochrome P450 9f2 translates to MAVDVVTMAAIGAILALLYYYVRSRYSYFLDKPYPHLKPTFLLGSSGPMILRRRDMIEHIKKTYNSFPDAKVFGAYDFLTPTLMIRDPDCVKQIAVKDFDYFTDHTPFVPNEHDVLNTDNMFLNSLFMMRGQKWRDMRATLSPAFTGSKMRQMFELVSESGQGMVKHLLKEALSDGSKQEYEMKDLFTRFGNDVIASIAFGIQVNSFAERENDFYMRGKKLLNFTSFWASIRFMLFITMPKLMLKLNIELMDREMCEHFHAMIIDNMRVREEKGIVRSDMINILLQIKRGALNHQKEEPDVKDAGFATVQESTVGKSAVTRNWTEKELVAQCFLFFLAGFDTISTALGFLCYELMLHPDVQERLYREVIEVDESLEGKPLSYDAVQGMRYMDMVVSESLRLWPPAPAVDRYCNRDYTFDDGEGLRFKIEKGHTVMVPVAGFHSDPKYFPDPDRFDPERFSEENRHNINAGAYMPFGVGPRNCIGSRFALMEVKSIVYYLLKSFTFERCGQTQVPLRLKRNPAVISAEKGIWIRFKPREVATN, encoded by the exons ATGGCCGTCGACGTGGTGACGATGGCCGCGATTGGCGCCATTTTGGCGCTGCTGTACTATTACGTGCGTAGTCGATATAGCTACTTCCTGGACAAGCCCTACCCGCACTTAAAGCCCACCTTTCTGTTGGGCAGTTCCGGTCCGATGATCCTGCGGCGTCGTGACATGATCGAGCACATCAAGAAGACATACAACAGCTTCCCGGACGCAAA AGTGTTCGGCGCCTACGATTTCCTCACACCAACGCTCATGATACGCGATCCGGACTGTGTGAAACAGATCGCGGTGAAGGATTTCGACTACTTCACCGACCACACGCCTTTTGTGCCGAACGAGCATGACGTCCTGAACACCGACAACATGTTCCTGAACTCGCTATTTATGATGCGCGGTCAGAAATGGCGTGACATGCGGGCCACACTAAGTCCCGCTTTCACCGGAAGCAAGATGCGCCAGATGTTCGAGCTGGTGTCTGAGAGCGGCCAGGGGATGGTGAAGCATCTGCTGAAGGAAGCGTTATCCGACGGTTCGAAGCAGGAGTACGAAATGAAGGACCTGTTTACGCGCTTCGGCAACGACGtgatcgcatcgatcgcgttcGGCATCCAGGTGAACTCGTTCGCCGAGCGGGAGAACGATTTCTACATGCGCGGGAAGAAACTGCTCAACTTCACGTCGTTCTGGGCGAGCATACGGTTCATGCTGTTCATCACGATGCCGAAGCTGATGCTGAAGCTGAACATCGAGCTGATGGATCGGGAAATGTGTGAACACTTTCACGCGATGATCATCGACAACATGCGGGTGCGCGAGGAGAAGGGCATCGTGCGCAGCGACATGATCAACATACTGCTGCAGATCAAGCGTGGCGCGTTGAACCACCAAAAGGAGGAACCGGACGTGAAGGATGCTGGGTTCGCGACGGTGCAGGAGTCCACCGTTGGCAAGAGCGCGGTCACACGCAACTGGACCGAGAAGGAGCTGGTCGCGCAatgtttcctgtttttcctcgccGGGTTTGACACCATCTCGACCGCGCTCGGGTTCCTGTGTTACGAGCTGATGCTACACCCGGACGTGCAGGAACGGCTGTACCGCGAGGTCATCGAGGTGGACGAGAGTCTCGAGGGTAAACCGCTGTCGTACGATGCCGTCCAGGGCATGCGCTACATGGACATGGTGGTGTCGGAATCGCTTCGTTTGTGGCCACCGGCTCCAGCAGTCGATCGGTACTGCAACCGGGATTACACCTTCGACGATGGGGAAGGTTTGCGTTTCAAGATCGAGAAGGGCCACACCGTCATGGTGCCGGTTGCGGGCTTCCACAGCGATCCCAAGTACTTCCCCGATCCAGATCGCTTCGATCCGGAGCGGTTCAGTGAGGAGAACCGGCACAACATCAACGCGGGCGCGTACATGCCGTTCGGTGTTGGTCCTAGGAACTGTATCGGGTCACGTTTCGCGCTGATGGAGGTGAAATCCATCGTCTACTATCTGCTGAAGAGCTTTACGTTCGAGCGATGCGGCCAAACGCAGGTGCCACTGCGGCTGAAGCGCAATCCGGCTGTGATAAGCGCCGAGAAAGGGATCTGGATTCGTTTTAAACCGCGAGAGGTTGCCACCAACTAA
- the LOC128727096 gene encoding cytochrome P450 9e2-like, translating into MEIGLITLALVVGLVVAAYWYFTKNYFYFADKPIPFEKPSFPFGSAAPLMMRKVTLFEHFKNLYNTFPNARISGTFSLRTPSYIVRDPDMIKQITVKDFDHFVDHMSNGIEESENNKHMLLINSLVSLRGQKWRDMRATLSPAFTGSKMRLMFTLIAECGQSMIKYFQAEEQKARTSGGTGLQLELKDVMSRFANDVIGTAAFGIKVDSFHDPNNQFITMARSITNQESLVRALKMIGFTFMPKLMVRLNIDFLAPEEDSFFRDTILETMRTRQEKGIFRPDMIELLMQAKKGSLKHQQADEQKEQAEGFATVEESKVGRRSHDRVWTDSELVAQAFIFFFAGYETISWTLSFALYELAIAEDIQKRLYEELYETEQALESGQSLSYEKLQSLPYLDMVVSETLRKWPIGTLLNRECVREYQYDDGHGVKFTMEKGALVFISIIGMHYDPKYFADPERFDPERFNEENRKKIQSGTYLPFGAGPRNCIGSRFALMEAKVVLYYLLLHFRVLPCAKTQIPLKLKKSSTQFATEQGVWLEFQSRTS; encoded by the exons ATGGAAATCGGCCTGATTACGCTGGCCCTCGTGGTCGGGCTGGTCGTGGCGGCCTACTGGTACTTCACGAAGAACTACTTCTACTTCGCCGACAAGCCCATCCCGTTCGAGAAGCCGTCATTTCCTTTCGGTAGCGCAGCACCGTTGATGATGAGAAAGGTGACACTATTTGAGCATTTTAAAAATCTCTACAATACCTTTCCCAACGCAAG AATATCCGGGACATTCAGCTTGCGTACACCGTCGTACATAGTGCGTGATCCGGACATGATAAAACAGATCACGGTGAAGGATTTCGACCACTTCGTCGATCACATGTCGAACGGGATCGAGGAGTcggaaaataacaaacacaTGCTGTTGATCAACTCGCTCGTTTCCCTGCGTGGTCAGAAATGGCGGGACATGCGGGCGACACTTAGCCCGGCCTTTACCGGAAGCAAGATGCGCCTGATGTTTACACTGATCGCCGAATGTGGCCAGTCGATGATCAAGTACTTCCAAGCGGAAGAGCAGAAGGCTCGCACATCCGGTGGTACCGGGCTACAGCTGGAGCTGAAAGATGTTATGTCACGGTTCGCGAATGACGTTATTGGAACGGCCGCCTTCGGCATCAAGGTAGATTCGTTCCACGATCCCAACAATCAGTTCATCACGATGGCACGTTCGATCACGAACCAGGAGTCGCTTGTTAGAGCACTGAAGATGATCGGTTTCACCTTTATGCCCAAGCTTATGGTACGGTTGAACATTGATTTTCTGGCGCCCGAAGAGGATAGCTTCTTCCGGGACACGATCCTGGAGACGATGCGTACGCGACAGGAGAAGGGAATTTTCCGACCGGACATGATCGAGCTGTTGATGCAGGCGAAAAAGGGCAGTCTCAAGCATCAGCAGGCGGACGAGCAGAAGGAGCAAGCGGAAGGATTCGCTACCGTGGAAGAATCAAAGGTTGGTcgtcgatcgcacgatcgcgtcTGGACAGACAGTGAGCTGGTAGCTCAAGCGTTTATATTCTTCTTCGCCGGTTACGAAACGATCTCGTGGACGTTGTCCTTCGCACTGTACGAGCTGGCCATCGCTGAAGACATTCAGAAGCGTCTGTACGAGGAGCTGTACGAAACGGAACAGGCTCTCGAGAGTGGCCAGTCCCTGAGTTACGAGAAGCTGCAATCGTTGCCCTACCTGGACATGGTTGTCTCAGAAACGCTGCGGAAGTGGCCCATCGGAACGCTACTGAATCGCGAGTGTGTCCGAGAGTACCAGTACGATGACGGTCATGGCGTGAAATTTACGATGGAGAAAGGCGCCCTCGTCTTCATTTCCATCATTGGAATGCACTACGATCCGAAGTACTTCGCCGATCCTGAACGCTTCGATCCGGAGCGGTTTAatgaggaaaatcgaaagaaaatccaAAGCGGGACGTACCTCCCGTTTGGAGCGGGGCCACGTAATTGTATCG GATCCCGGTTTGCTTTGATGGAAGCGAAGGTGGTACTCTACTATCTTCTGCTACATTTCCGCGTGCTTCCCTGTGCCAAGACGCAGATTCCGTTGAAGTTAAAGAAATCGTCCACGCAATTTGCCACCGAACAAGGTGTCTGGTTAGAGTTCCAATCACGAACGAGCTAG